A segment of the Eubalaena glacialis isolate mEubGla1 chromosome 14, mEubGla1.1.hap2.+ XY, whole genome shotgun sequence genome:
CTTCTGGCAGGAGGGCAGGCTCTGACTCTGAATACCTGTACCATGCGGAGATGATACGGTTGCCAGCACGTGTTTTGGGGGAGGGACTGCCATTCCCGGGGAGCCAGGCAGTGAGAGGGGTTTGGGAAGATCAAAGCCAGGAGTGAGCGGGTGGTGGTACACGTGGTGGGAATCTTCTGAAAACCAGTTTTGCTTATTTCACCATCCACCTTTCCTAGACCCTGAAATCTCATGAGTGGGAAGTGTGAGGTTTATAGAgacaaaaacaataaatcaaaCCAAAACCCCAAACTCACAAAAGCCCAATTTTCAATACAAGAATCAGTTGACACCCACCCCTCCAGGGAAGCCTCGGCTTCTTGTCGGGAGAGCTCTCCCTACCTTCCCCACCTCCTGATTTAAGACCCGAGGTTGGTGACATGTGACGAGGGCATCACTGTGGTTTGTGTCTTCTTGGTCATGTCGCTATGCCTGCACCTCCCATGCTGAGTGGTCTAATCCCTGGGGGTCCCCTTGTCACTCTCAATGCCCCCAGCCTGAAAAGATCCCAGGTGAGTGCGAAGCAAGACAGTGGGAGGCCCACTGGGCGTTGGCCTTGGCCATGGGCTAACCTGGGGAGGGGGCCCTTTGAGAATTCCTTCACACCCTTGATAGTTTAACCCTCACCATCCAATATAGCAGCCACCTGCCACGTGTGCTACAGAGCACTTGAAACGCGGCCAGTCTGACCCGAGATGTGCTGTACACATAAATATCGAGCACTTAGTATGAAAAGCGAACgtaaaatatttcagtaataaTTTGTATACTGATTACCCATTGAAACAATAATATCACTGAtacactgggttaaataaaatatattatttaaattaattttacttgtttcttttgatttttttgaacGTGGCTATTAGAAAATCTTAAATTACATCTGTGGCTCGAAACATATTTCTACTGGAAATGATGACTTAACTCCTGACGAACTGCAGTTTCTAAGGGCTGGAGGGAGTCATGGAGGCCCTTAGCAGCCCCAcaatacagatgggaaaactgaggcccagggaggggagcgACCTGCCCACAGGCACTGGGTAAATTTGCAGCAGAATTTGCAGGTGGGTCTGGGATCCAGCCTCCTCACTCCTTGCAACTCTGGGCGTGGGTTCAAGCTATGGGTCCCCATGCTCGTTCTTTCCCTGTGTGCACACTGGGAGGGGATTTCTGAGACCACTGGCAGGTCTGGGGACTCGGCCCAATCCAGCCACAGCCTCAGGTGAACGTAGAATGGCTGAAGGACAGTGCTGCCCTGTCTCCAGAAGAAGCAGCGATGCTCCTAAGCATCCCATGGGATCAAACAGCACCTGCCTCCCAGGGTGGTTGACAGCATTGAGTGAAATAACTACGTACAACACTTGCACCTGCTTGGCCCTTGGTTACTTTTTGTTTCTACTAGCGGTAGTGCTGTTGCCCCTGGCGGTCATTCCCTCCTGCAGGGCGGGGCTCACTGAGAGTGGGAtgtcccagggcctggcacgCACCCGGcacccagtaggtgctcagtgctCATCCACAGCACTGAGCCAGATTCTTACCCACACTCAGCTGAGTTCCCTTCCCAAAGGTCAGGTCGGGGTTCCCAACCGTCATGCAGAAGTAGACGCCGCTGTCGGAAGGCTTCGCACCTCGGAGGCTGAGGGTGTACCGGGAAGAATCTCGAAGCACAGTGAGCTTCTCCTGCTCCACCTCCTTGCCGTACACAGCCCCTTTGGTGAGATCCCAGAAGGCCAGGAACTCGTAGTGACTGTTAGCGCTCGGGGCCTGGCGCTGCCTCAGCCAGTAGATGCGAGGGTTAGTGGGGAAGGTTTTGGCTTCACAGGACAGCATCACTGTCTGGTTGGTCAGAGCCGCCATGGACGCAGGGGTCTGCAGGAGTGCTGAGCTGCCACGCAGAGCTACGGGAAAGAGAAGGAGCGGAGACCATCAGCACTTTTTCTCGGCCAGGCTCGTGGGGCCTCAGAGTCACCCGTAGTCAAGTATGAGAGAAGTTATGAGAGAGCCTGCCCAGTTGCAGGGCCTGGGGAAATGCTGTGTGAAATGCAGCCGGTGGCCCCAGGACTCAGAGCTCGAGCACCCCATCCCCCATGCGATCATCCACCAGGCAGGTGTTCATGACGCCAGCCTGACAAAGGCGACAGGGGAGAGAGCGCCGTTTGTTGACTGCATGCTTATGCCTGGCTCTTTGCATAAATTACCTCAATCATGCCTCAGACTTACTTTgggatttttattcccatttcacagatgaggaactgaggcatGATATGACTTATTCAAAGTCCTGCTTACAGCTAGTAAGTGCCCGGGACTCAAACTCAAGGATTCAGTCTGAAGTCAAAGCTGGTTGCCTTTCACCTTGTCCTGCTGCCGCTCTACGTAGACCTTCAAAAGGCTCCAAGCAGCTGAAGGAGACCCAGGGCAAGCTCAGAATCCCCGGCAGAGCACATGGCCGGTCTGGCCAACCTACAAGAGGGCCAGCCACCGTTTCTGCACAGTAACAGCCAGCAAGAGGAACTCACTGTCCCCCGATAGGCACAATTCTAGCCCATTACTCCCCGAGCCCGTAATCAACTGGTCTCTGGATCCCCATTCCCGAGTGGAAGGACAGACACCCCAGGCGGGGCGCTGGGAGTTCATTTCAGTCTCAGATTGGAAGCCCCTGCAGGTAGGGGATTGTTCAGGAAAACTAGAGCAGAACACACAGACCTGGCCTTGAACCCCGTCTGTGCCCCATGCCAGTTGTGGGACCTCAGGCGAGTCGTGGAGCCTGTCTCCTCCTATAAAAGGAGGGCGGCTTGCTGCTGCTGTCCTGCCTGCTTCTAAGGCTTAGAATGTCCAAAAAAGCACTGCCAAGTGGAAAGTGCCATATGTGGGTAAATCACTGTCTGTGTGTCTCACATCTCAGGGGTTGTTACTGGCAGCAAATGAAATCGTAAGGAGAGGATTAGAATGGGTCCTTCATGGCCAAGTCCAACAAACTGAGTCTGACCTGGCAAAGCTTTCATTTTAGCTGCGGGGCAGAGGAGACTGCAGACCAGGGCAGAGACCCAGGAGCATCAAGGTCCAGAGAGGACACAGACCTGGATGGGCAGAGGAggccacagtgtgtgtgtgtgtgtgtgtgtgtgtgtgtgtacccaaGGCTTTCTGAGGTCGTGGCCCACATTCACAATCCTGCCTGTACTTGGGGGTCAGGCTCCCTGGCCCCAGAGTGACCTTCTCTAACACTGAAGAAATGAACTTAAACTTTTAGACTCCCCTCACACTCAGATCGCTCTGAGCTTCTGCCGCACTGAGAATGAAAAGGTACCTGGGGCCCAAGTGACTGCTGggccttctctcttctccccaaaAGCCATACTGCCTTTTTAGCAGAGTAGAGATTCTTCATTGTTTGGGGTCATTGACCTCCTGGGGGAGATAGTAAGAATCGacagggaatcccctggtggtccagtggttagtactcctctcttccactgctgggggcacaggttcgatccctgatcagggaactaagatcccgcatgctgtgcggcttggccaaaaataaattaaaaaaaaaaaaaaaaaaagaatcactgtaCTGAACATGATACatgcattattttgtttaatcctcaccAGATCTTTTGGGAGGAAACAtaccattttacacatgaggaaacagaggctcaggaagGTTAACACAGCTGCTTAACCTTATAACAGAGgctgcttaaggtcacacagcctcttTGTGGTGGATtcagattcaaactcaggtctgggGCCCCAGAACCTGAGCTTTGAGCCACTCCTTGGATTGAGGAAACCCGGATCCACATCATGGGCTCATGTGCACGTAGTGGGGCTGCAAATAAGATTCCAGAAGCTCTACCAAGAAAGCACAGAGTGGAGAGGGGTCGGAGGGGCCTTGGGCTCTTTGTGTACGATGCTCGCCTGCGTCCTGACTTGAAGACTTCCTGGCTGAGACACACCCTGGTCTCTCTCGTGCCCACTTGCTTTTCAGCCCCTGGAGGCTGAGCCCCCGGCTGTGGCTGAGCCCAGTCTGTGCTCCGGACCCAGAGCCAGGCCTCACCACACGCATGGTCTCATTTGATTTATTTGATGTTCTCAGTCCCCCCGTGACTCCACTCTCAGAGGGACCTGCTGTTTCTAAAATGACCCACAGTAACACTAGTAGCTTTGAATGGCCTAGACCAGCTTCTACTTGAGATGTCGTTGAGTTCATTAGGTCAAAGCCCAGGCAGGCAGGCCTTATCACCCTGGCGGGAGGATCAGCTTTGGACTTCTTGAACAAGAGAGCAAATCAACCACAGGTTAGTGGGCAGTTTGGGGTGTGGAGGGGTTTCTTCTAAAAAACAGACTGACTGGGCTTGGCCAGAGGGACAGACTCTCCGCTATATTCTAACCCCAACATTCCAACTCCATCGTTGCTTGTTCGGGGAGCCATACTGCCTACGACACCCACCCCCAGGGAGTATTCGGGAAACTGGGGACCCTGAAGGGGTACCCCGACACACCTGCCTGAGAACTGGCAACAGCCTGGTATTTGGCGGATTGGGCTACAGATACATCCCCGGAAGTAATGAAAATATGTCTACAGAACCCTGGGCCAAGCGCCGGTGCACCAAAGCCAGAACTAGGCCCCTGGCCCCTTCCTGGGGGCACATCTCTGCCAGACCTGGACCAGGgcattttcccttcctctctggacctcctttctctcttttcttccttcccatctccttcaaccctccctcctcctccctctctccctcctcgcTTCCTGTCTCCCCTTCTAGGTTCAGGCTCTGGGGCAGAGGTGGCCTCAGTCCTGAGGCTCCCGGGAGCCCTGGGTTAATGAGCTCCCTCGGAGGTTTTCCACCCCCAGGGACTGTGCCTGCCGGCCGCCTCCCCGGTGCCACCGCAGCTCCGGGCTCTGGGCTCGGCATCCTACGGGGACAGTTTTCCCAAACTCCACGGCTCAGTCTCTTCCGGGGTCCAGCGAAGCCCACCCGCTCCGGCCCCGCGCGCCCCAGGGTCTCCCCGCCTTACCTGCCAGCTGCGCGGCGAGAAGAAGCCAGAGCCGCGGCTGCATCTTGGAGCGCCCGGGACATCTGGTCCTGGCGGGGCTCGGCTGAGATGGTCTGCGCTGGGACCAGgcggggcagctgggggaggggggagcgggtagcagggagggagggagctggcgGGGGAGAGGGGCGGGAGTCTGGTGAGAGGATGGCAAGGTCTCTGCCCTCATCCTCCCCGCGTTTCAAAGGTCTTGGCTGCGTCTCCAGTAAGGAGGTAACGCGGCTGCGCTGGAGCCAAGCAATCGCACGTGTGTGATCGCCTCCTGCCCTGGGAGGTCGGAACAGGATCTTCCCTCCATGTGACTCCAGATGAggcatctgaggctcagagaagtcaggaTGCTCAGGAGGGTCCCGCGGGAGTGGTGGCGGAGCAGGACCCTAACTCCGgtcacttccttcctttttgagtGGTTATTGACAGCCTCCTGTGTACTCCAGGGCCAGCTGGACCTGAAGTCACCAAGACCCAGGCCCTTCCCTCAAAGGCACACACTTGTGAGGGTGAAGGAAAGTTAACTGACAGTGACACATAGTCTGATGCTGAGGAAGGTGAGCTGGGGCGCCAGCCTGGGCCGGCGGCAAAGCCAAACCTTGACCTTCAGAGTCCGGAAGAGCTGAGAAGATTAGGATGCTCTctctacccacccccccaccccacaatgTGTAATTTCTGTTAAAATAACACTGAAATGGGGAGTTAGCAGGAGATCAACAAAGATGCCCGCCCACTttgaagctgtgtgtgtgtgtgtgtgtgtgtgtgtgtgtgtgtcctgctgTGCGGTGCCCTGCAGCTCTGTCTGCCGGTGGTGCAGTCAAGCTCTGGGCAGGGAGACTTGTCAGGGTGATCTTGCTGTTCAAGTGCAGGTTAGCAGAGGAAGCGGGGagtgggaaggtgggggagggatccAAGGAGGAAAGCTGGGTATGTGAGGGCCTGCGGGGCAGAGGGAACCTGGGGAGGGCGGTGGGAGAAGGTCACGATATCAACAAGGACCTAGACCCGCAGGCCGTGTGGGTCACCCTAGGAGCCTGGAGTTTACCAAAGAGGGGATGGAGTGTCCTTGGAGGTCTAAAGCAGGCCATGGGGCAGGGACACTTTCAGCGTCCAAAGCCAATCTCCTTTCCAACCTATTCCTGCCTCAGCTCCCTTACCCATTGCTGGGGACCCGCACTGCTGAGCTGGGTTCAGAGAGTCCAAAGTCACTATAGGGGGAGTAGCATGTCCTGAGTGTGGGGCTGCTCCTACAGCCCAGCCAGAGGCCAGAGTTTCCCTCCATACTTCCTAACCAGGAGCAACCGCTGAGGCCTGAGCGTACACAGGGCAGACCTGGGGAGACCACACATTAgtgtgagctttttttttttagaagtgaaattcacaaaacacaaaattaccatttaaaaatggatataatccagtggtatttagtacattcacgATGTTGTGCAgccaccacttctatttaattcCAAATCATTTTCATCTCCCCaaaggaaatctctgtaccaATTAAGCAGTCTCTCCTTATTgctcccttccccccctcccccaattcctggtaaccactaatcttcATTTTATCTCTATTGATTTACGTATTCTGAATATTTCACATAAACAGAATCGtacaatatgtggctttttgtgtttggcttctttcacttccaGTAAtgattttgaggttcatccattttgtagcatgtatcagtacttcattccttttttatggctgagtaatattctgttgtacctatatacaacattttgtttatcccctcatctattaatggacatttgggttgtttctacttatttggctattgtcaataatgctgctataaacttccttgtGTAAGTATGTATTGAGTActtgttttcagttattttgggtCTATACCTAGGAGTAATTTCtaggttatatggtaattctgtgtttaactttttgaggaactgccgaaCTGTTTTTATAgcagctgtgccattttacatttccaccaacaatgtatgagggttccagtttccccgcatcctcaccaacacctgttactttctgttcttttttttttttttaatatatccatCCCAGTGGCTGTGAGgtagtatcttattgtggttttgatttgcattttcttaatggctagtgatgttaaacatcttttcatatgcttcttggttatttgtatttcttatttgtatgtctattcaaatcctttgcacattaaaaagattaagttgtctttttgttgttgaattataagaactctttatatattctggataccagaCTCTTCtctgatatatgatttgcaactattttctcccatacagctgcttgtcttttcactttgttaataATGTCCTTTAATGCACATAACtttctaattttgatgaagtccaatatttctgtttttctcttgttgctcatgcttttggtgtcatatttcaAAATCAATGgctaaatccaaggtcatgaagatttaccctgatgttttcttctaagagttttatagttttagctcttataattCAGTtattgatccactttgagttcaCTTTTAtacatggtgtgaggtaggggtccaacttcattcttttgcatgtggatatcaagTTGTTCtggcatcatttgttgaagagactattctacCCCCATTGAATAGTCTTAGTATGCTTGTTGAAAGTCAGTTGACCACAGAGGTGTGGgcttatttctagactctcaattctatttcattgatgtatatgtctatccttatgccagcaACACatcattttgattactgtagtgtGATAGTCAAGtttatgtcaacttgactaggccaCGGATGCCCAGATATCTGTTTAAACGTcacttctgggtgtgtctgtgagattGTTTCTAGAAGAGAGTAGCATTTGAATTAGTGGACTGCTTAAAGCAGATAGCCCAACCTAGTGTGGGTGAGTAACATCCAATgtgttgagggcctgaatagaacaaaaaggtgaagGGAAGTTGGATTTGCCCTCCTTCTGCCTGTTTGCCTGAGATGCGACATTGATCTTCTCTTGCCCTTAGCACTCCTGGTTCTCGGGTCATTGAACTAGAACTGGAATCTACACCTTTGGCTCTCAGGCCTTTGAACAACAAAACCCAGGCTTTTGTGGGTCTCCAGCTTACAGACAGAAGttcatgggacttctcagtcaTCATGCTTGAGACAGCCAATACCtttaataaatcatatatatctatatatatctatatctcttattggttctctttctctgaagaGCCCTGATTAATACAAGtaattttgtagtaagttttaaaatggaGATGTGTGAGTTGTCCAactctgttcttttaaaatattgttttaactaTCTGGGGCCCCTTatatttccatgtgaatttaagagtcagcttttccatttctgcaaaaaaagctGTTGAAACtttaataggaattgcattgaatttgtagattgctttgggtagtattgccatcttaacaatattatgttttccaacccatgaacatagaatttctttccatttattt
Coding sequences within it:
- the CD8B gene encoding T-cell surface glycoprotein CD8 beta chain; the encoded protein is MQPRLWLLLAAQLAALRGSSALLQTPASMAALTNQTVMLSCEAKTFPTNPRIYWLRQRQAPSANSHYEFLAFWDLTKGAVYGKEVEQEKLTVLRDSSRYTLSLRGAKPSDSGVYFCMTVGNPDLTFGKGTQLSVVDVLPTTPQPTKKTTPKKKVFRFPNLVTQKGLSCAPLIVGLLVAVVLVLLVSLAVAIHLHCLQRRARLRLLKQ